The following nucleotide sequence is from Myxococcus guangdongensis.
CGCTACAGCTACACCGGGCTGCTCATCCCCCTGGCCTACGCCCTCTTCAACGACGAGGAGGACAACCCCATCCACGCGGCCTTCTGGGACTACCAGGCCCGCATCGAACAGAAGGTCGGCGCCGGACGGCTGCGCCTGCTCGCGCTGGGCAGCTCCGACGACGCGGGCGAGGCCACCGCCACCTACGAGGACAGCATGGGCGCCACCATCGTCTCGCGCTTCCACCGCGTGGACCTGCGCGGAACCCATCCCCTCGCGGGCGGTGAAGCGGAGCTCGGCTTCACGGTGGGCCTCGACGAAGTGGCCCTGCTCGGCTACCGGCGCCTCGTCCTCCGTGAGGAGCGTGGGCCGGAGGAGGTCCTCGCCGGTCGCTATGGATTGGACCAGCTCACGTTCTCCGCGCGCACCGGCTGGAAGCGCGAGCTGTCCAAGACCCTCTCGGTCCACGTGGGCGCCGACGTGGAGCACCGCCGAGTGGCCACTGGCATCACCGGCTCCGCGCGGCCCCCGGGCTGGCGTCCCCAGGATGATGCCCATCCATTGAAGCAACCCTCGGCGCTCGCCACCTTCACGGGCGTGTTCGCCGGCGCAACGTGGCGTCCCGCGGAGAAGTGGCTGGTGTCACCCGGCCTGCGCGTGGATGGCTATCACCTGGTCCCCGGCATCCAGCACGTCGTCGTCGAGCCGCGCCTGGCGGTGCGTCACACGCTGACGTCCACGCTCACGCTCAAGGGCGGCGCCGGGCTCTACCACCAGCCGCCCACCGTGCTGCTCCACCTGCCGGCGATGGACGTGTCGGGCCTGAACCACGGCGTCCAGGAGGGCGCCCAGTTCGACGTGGGCGCGGAGTGGAAGCTCGGCTCGGGCCTGGAGCTGTCGGGCGACGTCTACTTCAACCCGCTGTTCCGCACCGTGGAGTTCGAGGTGATGGACGTCCTCGAGAACCGCAAGCGCCGGGGACAGGCGCACTCGGACCCGAAGGCCCGAGGGTACGCGTATGGACTGGACCTGATGGTCCGCCATCCGCTGGGCCGCGATTGGTTCGGCTGGGTGTCGTACAGCTTCCTGCAGAGCAAGCGTCACCGCCGCTTCGCCCGCTACAACGACGACAACAGCATCCGGGAGATAGCGGAGGGCGAGCTGCCCTTCGCCTTCGAGCAGGCCCACGTCTTCAACGCCGCCGTCAGCTACAAGTTCGGCGACAACTGGACGGTGGGCTCGGTGCTGCACTTCAACACCGGCAGGCCCGAGTCCGGTGAGGTCTCCTCCGTCACCCAGCGCGAGTCACGCTCGCACGATGGCTACCGACTGTGGGTGCGTCAGGACGGAGATCGCGTGGAGCGACTGCCGCCGTTCTTCCGCGTGGACTTCCGCGTCGCCAAGGCCTGGTCCTACGAGGAGTTCAACGTCGAGGCGTACCTGGACATCCTCAACCTCTCGCTCCAGCAGGAGGTGTTCGCCTACGAGTACAAGCGGAAGGCCGGCAAGCTGAAACGCGACGCGATGGGGTTGCCCGTCATCCTGCCGATGTTCGGTCTGAAGGGGAGCTACTGAAGATGCGCCCATCTCTTCCGAGTCTGGGATTGTCCGCCGCGCTGCTGCTCACGTCGGGGTGTGAGCGGCTCCAGGACGACCTCGTCTTCGTGTATGGCCGACTCGAGCGGCGCGACGGCTCGTCCGTCACCGACGGCGTGGTGCCCTATGCGAGGACGGCCCACTTCGAGCCGCGCGGCGAGACGAACGTCGAGTACGTCATGCCGGAGTTCATCCACTCCGGAGAGAGCGTCACGGACGGCTACGGCGACTTCTTCCTGGAGACGCGTTACGGCGATGTGCAGTCGGCCAACTCGCCGGATCCAGATCTGCACCAGCCCTTCCGCTTCCGGGCACAGTGGCGGGACGAGACAGGCGCGGGCGTCTTCGCGTCCTTCATCTTCCAAGACGACGTGGAACTGCCCACGTTGCGCATCTGGGACTCACAGCTCGTGGTCACACCGGGCGCGGAGGGCTCCGTGGTGAGTTTCGGCGCGGTTCCTCCGTTGCCGGTGCCGCCCCTCACCGGCGAGTACGCGATGACGTCGGATGACCAGCAGAACGTCATCCCGGACCTTCCCACCACGCCGGAGCCCGCGCTCTTCATCGTCGAGGGTGACCAACCGCTGTTCCGGGTGTGGGCCGCGTCGTCCGGGTGGGTCGCCAATCGCTTCGTGCTGGAGGACTTCGCCCGGCCCGCCATCATGCTGCGGGCCCACTCCCTGGGCGCGTTCATGTTCTTCCCGCTGGGGGGCAAGCACAGCCCGTTGGTCTTCCGGGTGGACTGGCGGACAGAGGAGGTGCCACTGCCTCCCGCGGGGCTTCGGCCGGTGAGCCGGGGTGCCAGTTGCGAGCCCTCGCCTCCGAGGGGCGCGTGCCCCTGGACGGATGGGAAGCTGGAGCGTGTCGCGCTGGGCCTCAAGCCGGTGGATGGATTGACGCTCACGCTCGAAGAGCCTCGGAGCCTGCGTCACGTGGTGGTGCGCGGCGCGGAGGGGAGCTTCTCGGGTTTCGTGGTGGAGGGGAGCCTGGACGCCGAGCAATGGACGCGACTGGGCGTGCTGCGCAACTTCGCGAAGGACTATGTCCCGCCGCCCCTGAATCGCAGGGGGCCTCGCGCCTACAACGAACAGACGCAGTGGGACAGCCCCTTCGATGGGAGGTTCTCCTGGGCCCACGGGCCGCACTTCCTGGAAGGCCCCTTGGAGTCGGTCGGCCCGGTGCGCCACGTCCGGCTGCGACCGGTGAGCTTCGACCATGCCGGTGAGGCGCAGGTCGCTGGCGAGATACGGGCCTTGGGTGAGCTGTCCGTGTTCGACTAGCCCGCCCGCAGGCGCGCGGAGTCCTCCGCGTGCTTCTCCAGCGCCTCGGCGATTCGAGGCGCGTTCCACAGCGGGTCCAGGCACGGGCAGAAGTAGCCCGGGCCCGCCTTCTCGCGCACGGCCCACTCGAAGAAGCCGCGCGCCGTCGCGTGCAGTTCCTCCGGGAGGAAGAGCACCGCCACGTCGTACTCGGTGAAGCGCAACAGGCCTGGGACACGCCACTCCCGCTCCCAGTCGAAGCGGTAGTTGTAGGGCGCATTGTGGGCGTCGCCCTGGATGTCCACGAAGGGCGTCATGGACCACAGGGGATGGGCCCTGGAGTCAGGCGCTGCCAGGGCCTGGTCCACCTGGTGCTTGAGCGACAGGTGGGCCGGTGACGCGTACTGGACGTACCAGACGGGGCCGCCGCCCTGGGAGAGGATGAAGCTCTTGCGGAAGCCGATGCCATACAGGCTGCGTCGCTGGACGAGCCGGGCGAGCTGGTCCAGGGGGATTTCGCTGAAGCAGACCGCGCGATGACGCTCCGCGACCTGGGGCTCCTTGCGCGCGAGCCCGAAGCCCTGGGCTCCGGGGATGAGCGTGCGCGTGCCCAGGATGTTCATCATGTTCTGGTAGGCGTCATGGAAGGGCGCGCCCGGCTTCGTGAAGTGCACCACGAAGTCAGACATGTCCCGCCATTGTGCATTCGCCTGATAGCCCAGCATCGTCCTACCCCCGCGGTACTGTTCCGGAGCGGGGTGGTGCGCGCAACCCGAGTGCACATGTCTCCGGGATGCCTGTCTGCCCACCTGCCGGTGATGTGCGGTGGGAGGGGACCTCCGTGCGCCGCCCTCGTCGCCTGCTCGGGGTGTTGGGCGGCGGCGCGCGTCGCAATCGTTCCCAGGCACGTGGCAGATGGCGCGGCCAGCGGGAGAGCGAGCGATGCGCAACGGGGGATGGTTGTCGCCAGTCGAGCGGATGCGGCGCCTCGCGTTGTCATTGGAGCGGCTGGCCGCGCACGGGCTCGCGAGCGGCGCGGTGAGCGGCGCCACGGAGGGGCTGCAGGAAGAGCTGCCGGCGCTGGAGGGCACGCTGAAGGAGCTCATCCAGGACACGGTGCTCCTGCTGGCTCGCACGGTGCACGAGGCGAACGAGCATGCGCCTGGGGCCTGGACGCACACGCTCGCGGAGAGCGCCGTCCGCGGGGCGGTGGAGGAGCTGCGCCGCTCGATGCCCGGCGTGGACCTGATGTCGCGCGAGCTGGTGGAGCGGATGAATGGGTGGCTCGAGCGCACGGCGGAGACGGAGGCCCTCCGCCGCCAGGAGCTGCGCAAGCCTGGAGCCCGGGCCCGGACGATGGCGACGGGGGCGGTGCGGGGCGCGGTGAAGGAGCTGGAGCATGACATGGACCTGGTGGCGCCCATGGCCGCGCAGCTGGCGTCACGCGCGGGGCAGGGGCTCATCGAGGGGCTGAGCCGTGCGTTGGAGGCGCGGTCCGAGCGGCTCGACGAGGTGCTGGAGCGGGCGGGGCGGCGGTTCGTGCACTCGGTGGTGGAGCAGTTGGAGCTGGAGCTGAAGGCCCGACGGGAGGGGACGGACCTGGGCGGAGCCGTGGCGGCGATGGCCGAGCGCACGGCGGCGGCGACGGTGAGGGGCGCGTCGGAGGAGCTGCGGCGGCAGGGCAGGGTGGTGCGGGACGCGCATTCGGGCTCCGCGCTGCGGACCGCGAGCCGGGACGTGACGCTGGGCGTGCTCTCCGCGTTGTCGGAGCGCTTGCGTCGGCCGTTCGCCGTCGCGGCGGGGGCGGGCGGCGCGCTCATGCTCACCGCGCTCACCTTGAAGCGTTGGCGCTGACGCACCGGCTTCGCCCCGAGTGAGTCGCGGAGGTTCAGGAGAACGCCCCTGTGCGGCGCCACTCGGTGGCGACTACGATGGGCCGCCATGCTCCGTTCCCGCTCGCTGTCTCTGGTGGCCCTGCTCACGCTGGTCGTCGCGCCCTTGGCGCTCGCCGCCGCGGGGCCCCGGTTGCAGGCCTTCTTCCAGCCCGACCTCACCAACGTCGCCTATCAGCAGAAGGCCTACTCGCAGGTCGCCGGCAAGTGGAAGCAGCCCGGGCGCAAGGGCTTGCCCGCAGTGGGACGCAAGGCGGTGGTCCAGGCGGTGATTGGGCGGGACGGCAAGCTCGTCTCCGCGGTGGTGGGTGTGGAGTCCGGCTCAAAAGCCTGGGACGCCGCCGCGTTGTCTGCCGTTCAGAAGGCCGCGCCTTTCGCGCCGCTGCCGGCGGACTATGTACTGCCAACGTTGGATGCCCACTTCCACGTCGAGTGGACCGCCTCGCCTTGAACCTCCGGCCTCGTCGCACCGCCTCGGAGCCATCGATGACCCACGGGTTGCCGCGCTTCGCGTTCCTGGTCGTCCTGTTCCTGCTGGCCGCCCCGCCCGTCGAGGCCGCCCGCGAGCCCCGCCGCGTCGCGAGTGTGACGAGCATCATCGGCGTCTGGAAGGAGTCCCAGCACCTCTATGTGAAGGGTGACGTCGGCGCCACCGACGCCCAGCTCGAGTGGCTCGAGGCGTGGCTCACCCAGCAAGCGCCCCGCTGGACCGTGGTGTTGATGACGGACGCGAACGGTGAGCGCTACGTCGACGCGGAGGGAACGGCCTTCCGCGACATCGACGCCGCGCTGCACGCCCTGGGCAAGGGGTTGTCGAACCGGACGAACTTCGGCGCGCTGAAGAATCCCCGGACCGGAGAGTCGGACGGCACCGTGCTCCTCATCTCCCTGGCGGAGCGCCGCTTGTCGTACTTCGCCGCGGATGCGAAGGACCGGCGCGGCCTGGGCGAGGACCGCTGGGCGGGCTCGCTGGACGTCCGCGCAGTCGACGCCATGCGCAACGGGGGCCGCCTCGTCGACGCGGTGACGAACACCGTCGACTTCATCGAAACCCAACTGCGCGCCGCCCTGGACAAGGAGGAGTTCGAGCAGGCCCGCCGCATCGAGGCCCTGCGGAGTGGACTGCTGGCGCTCCAGAAGGAGCTCCCCGGGCTCGAGGAGCGACGCCTCTCCGTCTTCGGGTCGGCGATTCCGCCCCGATTGCCCGAGGCCTCCCTGGACCTCGAGGTCGCGGGCCTGACCCTCCGCCAGGCGCTCGCGCTGCTGGCGCCACCGCAGAAGGCGGACTTCCCCAAGGCGAAGGCCTTGTATGACGGGCTGCGCGCGGACCTGGACGGACTGCGCGCGGCGATGGAGTCCCGTCGGCTCGCGAGCGACCGATTGAAGGTCCTGGAGGCGGCGCTGGAGAGCCTGCCCGGACACCGCTTCGCGGGCTTCGCGAAGCCGCAGCTCGAGGCGCTGGACATCGCCGTGGAGAACGCCAACGCCGCGGTCCGGGACATGTCGCCGTCGCACCGTGACGCGCTCATCGCCGCCGAGTCCGCTCGCGTGAGGCTGGGCGAGGTCCTGTCGTCGGCGGAGAAGGACGAGCGACGCCTGAAGGCGATGGACGAGGGGCTGAAGGTCCTCGAGGCGATGCCGACCGCCGAGTCCGTCCAGGGCGAGCTCGCGGCGGCGAGGGCGGCGCAGCAGACGGCGCGTGAGGCCTTCGACACCCGCTCGCCCCGGCGTCGCTTCGCGGTGGATGACGGCGAGGAGGCGCTGCGGCGGGTGACGGCGGCGATGCAGCGGGCGGAGGAGCACCGGCGGATGCGTGACACCGGGGCCACGGCGGGCGGCGCGGGGCTGCTGCTGGCGGGCGTGCTCGCCCGTCGTCGGCGCAACGCGAGCCGGCGCAAGGCCAGCGAGGAGCATGAGCGCTTCCGCACCGTCGTCGACGAGAAGACGCAGGCGCTGTTCGATTTGCTGGAGCGCACGCACCTGGTCGCCGGCAAGTCCCGCGACGACATCGCGCGGCGATTCGAGGGCCTCACGCGCGAGCGAGGACAGCAGCTCGCCTCCGACGTGGACGAGCTCTTCCTGCTGGTGACGGCCGCCGCGCGCGTGCTGCACCGGGCCGAGGAACTGCTCGCGGGCACGGGCCCGCTGAACGCCCTGGGCGCTCACCTGGGCACCTCTCGCTACGAGAAGGTCACCGAGCTGCTGCGCGACGCGCCCATCGTCTTCCACCCGGATGAAGGCGTGGAGGGTGTCCTGCGCGGGCCGCGCTCGCATGCTCAACGCCTCATCGGGGACGTGAAGAGCTATCAGCCGTTCTCGCTCTCGTTCCTGGACCTGCTGGAGGCATTCAACGTCCGCGCGCAGCGGGCGCTGCTGCTCGTGGAGGCGTTGGAGCGTG
It contains:
- a CDS encoding TonB-dependent receptor domain-containing protein, with protein sequence MKDSPRPPLALLLWVLWVPLPSWAQSLPTAGGEARAVEVDVQATDAGTTIAAEDATRLGLVPDGGAVSLLTPRLVTDSPVSWPEGLHGAPSDVGLLLRIDEQGAVAEVTVERPAMHPELNEAAVQAARGLRFTPARLGDRAVSVRLPYAYHFEPPAPLLFTQSRLRGEVRARGTRAPLVDAALFLSDGEAPVAITDLEGRFALELPPGTHSLRVRAPGHQLGTFEESLTSGQTLDVIYRLQPTRVSPYETVVRDTRPRTEVSRITLQEQELREVPGTQGDPFKVIMLMPGVASVASGLGYPVVRGGQPAATGYYIDGVRVPMLYHLLLGPAVVHPEFIDTIDFHPGTPPVQYGRLLGGAVEGRLSRPREDRPHFAAYADLLNAGGFVEVPFDSTGTSLTVSGRYSYTGLLIPLAYALFNDEEDNPIHAAFWDYQARIEQKVGAGRLRLLALGSSDDAGEATATYEDSMGATIVSRFHRVDLRGTHPLAGGEAELGFTVGLDEVALLGYRRLVLREERGPEEVLAGRYGLDQLTFSARTGWKRELSKTLSVHVGADVEHRRVATGITGSARPPGWRPQDDAHPLKQPSALATFTGVFAGATWRPAEKWLVSPGLRVDGYHLVPGIQHVVVEPRLAVRHTLTSTLTLKGGAGLYHQPPTVLLHLPAMDVSGLNHGVQEGAQFDVGAEWKLGSGLELSGDVYFNPLFRTVEFEVMDVLENRKRRGQAHSDPKARGYAYGLDLMVRHPLGRDWFGWVSYSFLQSKRHRRFARYNDDNSIREIAEGELPFAFEQAHVFNAAVSYKFGDNWTVGSVLHFNTGRPESGEVSSVTQRESRSHDGYRLWVRQDGDRVERLPPFFRVDFRVAKAWSYEEFNVEAYLDILNLSLQQEVFAYEYKRKAGKLKRDAMGLPVILPMFGLKGSY
- a CDS encoding abortive infection system antitoxin AbiGi family protein, with the translated sequence MSDFVVHFTKPGAPFHDAYQNMMNILGTRTLIPGAQGFGLARKEPQVAERHRAVCFSEIPLDQLARLVQRRSLYGIGFRKSFILSQGGGPVWYVQYASPAHLSLKHQVDQALAAPDSRAHPLWSMTPFVDIQGDAHNAPYNYRFDWEREWRVPGLLRFTEYDVAVLFLPEELHATARGFFEWAVREKAGPGYFCPCLDPLWNAPRIAEALEKHAEDSARLRAG
- a CDS encoding TonB family protein; the protein is MLRSRSLSLVALLTLVVAPLALAAAGPRLQAFFQPDLTNVAYQQKAYSQVAGKWKQPGRKGLPAVGRKAVVQAVIGRDGKLVSAVVGVESGSKAWDAAALSAVQKAAPFAPLPADYVLPTLDAHFHVEWTASP